Proteins from a genomic interval of Paenibacillus sp. FSL R5-0623:
- a CDS encoding carboxymuconolactone decarboxylase family protein, whose amino-acid sequence MNLRTNYRAVSPGAFKAMMAMEQYISGQFENKVMYELLKIRVSQINGCAFCLDMHAKDLMKLGDYADHILLLSVWREVPFFTDQERVMLELAEAVTRISEHGVPLALYDKVREHFSESELVDLILAINTINNWNRIAITTGMYPGCFN is encoded by the coding sequence ATGAATTTAAGAACGAACTACAGAGCAGTGAGTCCAGGTGCTTTTAAAGCGATGATGGCGATGGAGCAATATATATCCGGGCAATTTGAAAATAAAGTAATGTATGAGCTGTTGAAAATCCGCGTGTCCCAGATTAATGGCTGCGCCTTTTGTCTCGATATGCATGCCAAAGATCTGATGAAACTGGGAGATTACGCGGATCATATTTTATTGCTGAGTGTGTGGCGTGAAGTGCCTTTCTTCACGGATCAAGAACGTGTTATGCTGGAACTGGCTGAAGCAGTGACCCGAATCTCGGAACACGGTGTACCCCTTGCATTGTACGATAAGGTCCGTGAACATTTCAGTGAATCCGAACTGGTGGATCTGATCCTGGCCATTAATACGATTAACAACTGGAACCGGATTGCGATTACAACAGGGATGTATCCGGGTTGCTTTAACTAA
- a CDS encoding aromatic ring-hydroxylating dioxygenase subunit alpha codes for MVPGSTTDKPLAAQLLDVKLVLYRSNDQIVVAKDLCFHRGTPLSKGWVENGEIVCPYHGFRYNCEGKCTAVPAHPSSKISPKLKLIVYPAVERYGLIWTTLAGTEEQIPSFPGWDDPDYINILPPHFDIAGSSGRQMEGFLDVSHFAYVHTETFGDRNNTEVPQYKVKREGNELLAEYWSTVSNYGKGQDLVAPEGFQWLREFRVFPPFAASLTVHFPGEDKLNILNCASPISARYTRLFCPITRNFDKDAPIEDTIKFNLQVFEEDREMVESQKPEDLPLDLHAEAHIPADRTSIAYRQLLTELGLGRNYTS; via the coding sequence TTGGTACCCGGTAGCACAACCGACAAGCCCCTGGCTGCTCAATTACTCGATGTGAAGCTGGTTCTCTATCGCAGTAATGACCAGATTGTGGTAGCCAAGGATCTTTGTTTTCACCGCGGGACTCCACTTAGCAAAGGCTGGGTAGAAAATGGTGAGATTGTCTGCCCTTATCACGGTTTCCGTTATAATTGTGAAGGAAAATGTACCGCAGTACCCGCACACCCAAGCTCCAAGATCTCGCCCAAGCTCAAACTCATTGTGTACCCAGCAGTTGAACGTTATGGCTTGATCTGGACTACTTTGGCGGGAACAGAAGAACAGATCCCCTCCTTCCCTGGATGGGATGATCCGGATTATATCAATATTTTACCACCCCACTTTGACATCGCTGGTTCCTCTGGACGACAAATGGAGGGTTTCCTGGATGTATCCCATTTTGCCTATGTGCATACCGAAACGTTTGGTGACCGAAACAACACAGAAGTCCCCCAATATAAAGTGAAACGCGAAGGTAATGAGTTACTGGCCGAGTATTGGAGTACGGTAAGTAACTATGGCAAAGGGCAAGATCTTGTTGCACCTGAAGGTTTTCAATGGCTGCGCGAGTTTCGGGTGTTTCCACCCTTTGCGGCTTCTCTTACGGTACATTTCCCAGGTGAGGACAAGCTGAATATTCTGAATTGTGCTTCGCCGATCTCTGCCCGTTATACACGTCTATTCTGTCCAATCACACGCAACTTTGACAAAGATGCTCCGATTGAAGACACAATCAAGTTCAACTTGCAGGTATTTGAAGAAGACCGTGAGATGGTCGAGTCACAGAAACCGGAGGATCTGCCCCTTGATCTGCATGCCGAGGCCCATATTCCCGCAGACCGTACTTCGATTGCTTATCGTCAATTATTAACGGAGCTTGGCTTGGGACGAAATTACACATCGTAA
- a CDS encoding cupin domain-containing protein, with the protein MATSYMDFTLPTTEFTYDLSKNPLFKKDENNYINALSIKQLNTLGNASLLDIFLSTGNVVEPHIHQNATELVYCISGSAVVSLINPFTNVLLHFPITPGQVANVPQGWWHYEMATVDHTHLLAIFDAPVPEAIFGSDILRLTPANVLAHTYCLDETKVQEALAPIQKTVIIGPPADCQASTAPVSNSAPNVNHQLYVMPNVQPNMQPNTQPNTQPNLQPNMQPNSQPNNQPNMQPYVNRLPYWGTWVDPRIIHEPGCPYYRELPMNTNNQEER; encoded by the coding sequence TTGGCAACCTCATACATGGATTTTACTTTACCAACCACCGAATTTACTTACGATTTGAGCAAAAATCCGTTATTCAAAAAGGACGAGAACAACTATATTAACGCACTTTCCATCAAACAGTTGAACACATTGGGCAATGCTTCTTTACTGGATATTTTCCTCAGCACTGGCAATGTGGTTGAACCACACATTCATCAGAATGCAACTGAACTGGTATACTGCATCAGCGGTTCGGCCGTCGTGTCCCTCATTAATCCGTTCACCAATGTATTGCTTCATTTCCCGATTACTCCAGGGCAGGTGGCTAATGTACCACAAGGTTGGTGGCACTATGAAATGGCTACTGTAGATCATACGCACTTACTGGCGATCTTCGATGCACCTGTGCCTGAAGCGATATTTGGCTCAGACATCTTGCGTCTTACCCCTGCGAATGTTCTGGCTCATACGTACTGTCTGGACGAGACAAAAGTTCAAGAAGCGCTCGCCCCCATCCAAAAAACAGTGATTATTGGCCCGCCGGCAGATTGCCAGGCTTCAACTGCTCCTGTCTCTAACAGTGCTCCAAATGTGAATCATCAGCTTTACGTAATGCCTAATGTACAGCCAAACATGCAACCAAACACACAACCAAACACACAACCCAATTTACAACCAAACATGCAGCCCAACTCACAGCCGAACAACCAACCAAACATGCAACCTTACGTAAACCGTCTTCCGTACTGGGGCACTTGGGTTGATCCACGTATTATTCATGAGCCTGGCTGTCCGTATTATAGAGAGCTTCCTATGAATACGAATAATCAAGAGGAAAGATGA
- a CDS encoding leucine-rich repeat domain-containing protein: protein MAVAFHTDPRGTAYELLIDELIEKADRFMLVDRKRYEENEIPEVVRVLERLEPYLVERTTMEEMMLKSGAYYSEGIYYTYRCTPESGQVLKEEANRFHDWCYPSLPDDLCFMTEDGNDYFFSVAHEHMYGMRITYKEASELMERIPGVFFDLDRHKEIDHLLDDAIRHQTDKLDISLHGLSELPERIRELKHLKELTIFEQNLYSLPAGLFELTSLERLVITTLDLERIPAEIGKLKQLQELRIYCGSPFESAPGWRPKPQTELGLNCIPPEIGELSELKYLEIVYSGIRELPPELEKLKNLRALLVTNALIEGTPDVVTRMHWLEYVDLMNIPFGTHWEEVWEMKKNM from the coding sequence GTGGCCGTAGCTTTTCACACTGATCCAAGAGGAACTGCCTATGAACTGTTGATTGACGAATTGATAGAGAAGGCAGATCGTTTCATGCTGGTAGACAGAAAAAGGTACGAAGAGAACGAGATACCGGAAGTAGTTCGTGTGTTAGAGAGATTGGAGCCCTATCTTGTGGAACGTACTACGATGGAAGAGATGATGCTGAAAAGCGGAGCCTATTATTCCGAAGGCATCTATTATACATATCGCTGTACTCCGGAATCGGGTCAAGTGCTCAAAGAAGAAGCCAACCGTTTTCATGATTGGTGTTACCCGTCATTGCCGGACGATCTTTGCTTTATGACAGAAGACGGAAATGATTATTTTTTCTCTGTTGCCCATGAGCATATGTACGGCATGAGGATTACATACAAAGAAGCGAGTGAACTTATGGAGCGGATTCCGGGGGTGTTCTTTGATTTGGATCGTCATAAGGAAATTGACCATCTTCTGGACGATGCGATCAGGCATCAGACCGATAAGCTGGATATCAGCTTACATGGTTTAAGTGAGCTTCCCGAACGAATTCGGGAGTTGAAGCACCTGAAGGAGTTGACCATTTTTGAGCAGAATCTGTACTCCCTCCCTGCAGGTCTGTTTGAACTTACTTCATTGGAAAGATTGGTCATTACAACGCTGGATCTGGAACGTATTCCGGCAGAGATCGGGAAACTGAAGCAACTTCAAGAGTTAAGAATTTATTGTGGCAGTCCTTTTGAATCTGCACCTGGTTGGAGGCCCAAGCCTCAAACTGAGTTGGGATTAAATTGTATCCCGCCTGAGATTGGTGAATTAAGTGAGCTGAAGTATCTGGAGATAGTATATTCTGGTATACGTGAACTCCCTCCGGAGTTGGAAAAACTGAAGAATCTGCGTGCTTTACTGGTGACAAATGCACTGATTGAGGGAACTCCGGATGTTGTCACAAGAATGCACTGGCTGGAGTATGTAGATTTAATGAATATCCCATTTGGTACCCATTGGGAAGAAGTCTGGGAAATGAAAAAGAACATGTAA
- a CDS encoding SMI1/KNR4 family protein yields the protein MEPNVSLNVLMDELNHLLDERIQDQEIRQLFEEYQHREGASEESLDLFEKEYGVRLPGDFRTFYQRKDGSGYGLHMLYPGDAEGGRCTPFYLMSLEEIRETKQYFCEVDEKLEEYYSEDEISQLDPEIKPYLFHKQWIPFATIAGGSLYLMLDFDPTEEGTYGQIIMYVHDPDFVYYLTPTFTDLLSMSNRNLKMMDEITY from the coding sequence TTGGAGCCGAATGTATCATTAAACGTGTTAATGGATGAGCTGAATCACTTGTTAGATGAGAGAATACAGGATCAAGAGATTCGGCAATTGTTTGAAGAATATCAACATCGGGAAGGTGCATCCGAGGAAAGTCTGGATCTATTCGAAAAGGAGTATGGCGTCAGGCTACCTGGCGATTTTCGCACCTTTTACCAAAGGAAAGATGGCAGTGGTTACGGGCTGCATATGCTGTACCCAGGTGATGCCGAGGGTGGGCGTTGTACACCCTTTTATCTGATGTCATTGGAAGAGATTCGAGAGACCAAACAATACTTCTGTGAAGTGGATGAGAAGCTCGAAGAGTACTATTCTGAGGACGAGATCAGCCAGTTGGACCCGGAGATCAAGCCATACCTGTTCCATAAACAATGGATTCCTTTTGCAACGATCGCCGGAGGTTCACTGTATCTGATGCTCGATTTCGATCCAACGGAGGAAGGGACGTATGGACAGATTATTATGTACGTTCACGATCCGGACTTTGTCTATTACCTTACACCTACCTTCACGGATCTCCTCAGCATGTCGAACCGTAATCTGAAGATGATGGATGAGATCACGTATTAA
- a CDS encoding SMI1/KNR4 family protein: MYIVTRVLKPVPTEELDHFEQQHGISLPLSYRTWIEQYGEGTYTGWMNVQRPDPEVLKPFVEYDFWIHTDDSPISQHQLEQCISIGSSVDGDFLAVHPEVEGLLWLPRHDENITLWTCSETEFGETLDRIYCGYYHQDKPITPLYFEPWNELRKHTFYHFSGTEQGSSMKELADTCKTEFKWDTVLENEYMCKLFMVSMGGYLRFNYATGREVALFYEEKNGAEEAMDNEISLFLQAHHCMAYK, encoded by the coding sequence ATGTATATTGTAACCCGTGTACTTAAGCCGGTTCCAACAGAGGAACTGGATCACTTTGAACAACAGCACGGCATCTCGCTACCTTTATCATACCGCACCTGGATTGAACAATATGGGGAAGGTACTTATACGGGATGGATGAATGTGCAGAGGCCAGACCCAGAAGTGTTGAAGCCTTTTGTGGAATATGATTTTTGGATACATACGGATGATTCGCCTATAAGTCAGCATCAACTTGAGCAGTGCATCTCCATCGGCAGTTCTGTAGATGGAGATTTCCTTGCTGTTCATCCGGAAGTTGAGGGGCTGTTGTGGCTACCGCGTCATGATGAGAATATCACCTTATGGACATGCTCGGAGACTGAATTTGGTGAAACGCTGGACCGGATCTATTGTGGGTATTACCATCAGGATAAACCGATAACGCCATTATACTTTGAACCGTGGAATGAGCTTCGGAAACATACGTTTTACCATTTTTCAGGGACGGAACAGGGAAGCTCCATGAAGGAACTCGCCGATACATGCAAAACAGAATTTAAGTGGGATACTGTGTTGGAGAATGAGTACATGTGCAAGCTGTTTATGGTATCGATGGGAGGATATCTACGATTTAACTACGCCACTGGGCGAGAAGTTGCCCTGTTCTATGAAGAAAAGAATGGTGCGGAGGAGGCGATGGATAACGAAATCAGTTTGTTCTTGCAAGCACATCATTGCATGGCATATAAATAG
- a CDS encoding multicopper oxidase domain-containing protein — MFSILNVYKWSLVFAIFTATLSHCSSTDTVKPVHHDEVSSSSAISQPPVEPIIRREDSTVYIEMTAQVTDVEISEGVIYNAWTFNGTVPGPVLRVTEGDTLVFTLKNKDSSLPHSMDFHAVHAAPSSKFIDVMPGEEGTFTYPTSSPGVFMYHCGTKPVLAHIANGMYGMIIVEPKAGYPSDHLIDREYTLVQSEWYKEHDYEAFLNGEPEYVVFNGNDYGLVKHPLLAKVGDTVRIYISNAGPNEVSSFHVVGTIMDRVYTDGNPRNIQYGIQTVMLPASGGAVVEFTVTEEGDYAIVTHQFNHVAKGAAAVLRVTKDGTDHGGPTMSH, encoded by the coding sequence ATGTTTTCCATACTGAATGTATATAAATGGTCACTCGTATTCGCTATATTCACAGCAACTCTCTCTCACTGTAGTTCAACCGATACGGTTAAACCCGTTCACCATGATGAAGTCTCATCCTCCTCTGCGATCAGTCAACCCCCGGTGGAACCGATCATTCGCAGAGAAGATTCTACGGTATATATTGAAATGACGGCCCAAGTTACAGATGTCGAAATCTCCGAAGGTGTGATCTATAACGCTTGGACGTTTAATGGTACCGTTCCCGGACCCGTCCTACGAGTGACCGAGGGAGATACTTTGGTGTTCACGTTAAAAAATAAAGATTCCAGCTTACCTCACTCTATGGATTTTCACGCTGTACATGCTGCTCCAAGTAGCAAATTTATTGATGTTATGCCAGGCGAGGAAGGTACATTCACTTATCCAACCTCCTCACCTGGTGTATTCATGTATCACTGTGGAACCAAACCGGTCCTTGCCCATATCGCAAACGGGATGTACGGCATGATTATTGTTGAACCCAAGGCAGGATACCCTTCCGATCACTTGATTGATCGTGAGTATACCCTTGTTCAGAGTGAATGGTACAAAGAACATGATTACGAGGCCTTTTTGAACGGGGAACCGGAATATGTCGTATTTAATGGCAATGATTATGGATTAGTAAAACATCCTCTGTTAGCCAAAGTAGGAGATACGGTGCGGATCTATATCAGTAATGCCGGACCCAATGAAGTCTCATCCTTCCACGTTGTAGGTACCATTATGGACCGTGTGTATACCGACGGGAATCCACGAAATATTCAGTATGGAATACAGACGGTTATGCTTCCCGCAAGTGGTGGAGCTGTCGTAGAGTTCACCGTGACCGAAGAAGGTGATTATGCGATTGTAACCCATCAGTTCAACCATGTAGCCAAAGGAGCTGCCGCTGTTCTGCGTGTGACCAAGGATGGTACGGATCATGGTGGACCCACGATGTCTCACTGA
- a CDS encoding Crp/Fnr family transcriptional regulator, producing the protein MICTHEAKDACFSKVSLFQHLDPSEAALLISLLHTRKYNKGEVVVQEGERSDTLYVIHQGCVKLSKYNENGKEHIIRFLFPGDFFGQDSLLHQKPHAANADILEPSAICSINKHDFDQLLEHDPKLAYHFLLAISNLLRETDEWNSSLSAMTTEQKIAKLLLYFHTRNHARHEIRLPVYKKDMALLLGITPETLSRKLAIMQTQGLLQVTGNCILILQLEQLREKVTH; encoded by the coding sequence ATGATCTGTACACACGAAGCCAAGGATGCCTGTTTCTCCAAAGTATCTCTGTTCCAGCATCTTGATCCATCCGAAGCAGCATTGCTGATCTCCCTTCTGCATACCCGCAAATATAACAAAGGCGAAGTTGTCGTTCAGGAGGGCGAACGCTCAGATACGCTTTACGTGATCCACCAGGGATGTGTGAAGTTATCCAAATACAATGAAAATGGCAAGGAACATATTATTCGATTTCTGTTTCCCGGTGATTTCTTCGGACAAGATTCCCTGTTACACCAAAAACCACATGCGGCAAACGCCGATATTCTGGAGCCTTCGGCCATCTGCTCCATCAACAAACATGACTTTGACCAGTTACTTGAACATGATCCAAAGCTTGCTTACCATTTCCTGCTTGCCATTTCCAATCTTCTGCGTGAAACAGATGAATGGAACAGTTCGCTCAGTGCGATGACAACGGAACAGAAGATTGCCAAGCTGCTTTTGTATTTCCATACCCGAAATCATGCAAGGCATGAGATCCGCTTGCCTGTTTACAAAAAAGATATGGCTCTGTTACTCGGGATCACACCCGAAACACTTAGTCGTAAACTCGCTATAATGCAGACCCAGGGACTGCTTCAGGTTACAGGAAACTGCATCCTTATTCTTCAACTGGAGCAGCTTAGGGAAAAGGTTACTCACTGA